From a region of the Pirellulales bacterium genome:
- a CDS encoding ankyrin repeat domain-containing protein, which produces MESDRREQFVQAFPILALLQGSEDPPLDREAIEELELVLGVHLPADYIDFLLAFNGGYFRPDVRFDLASANFIDGAMITGFSGEPGDGANGLGAHSKLFRDRLPEGHLAIADGPGQDLLTLKFDSPRDFAGVWYWDSTAFWISEDRQSMFWVADTFHDFLRVLEPDLEEFDSLTETIPIFQTIERNNSHTVHEFLAKGGSIETRNERGLTLLAAAANHGYPRIVKLLLEHSADPNARDHEGKTPLHHAAQISLDCVKLLLAAGSDITARDNDGHGVIGNWYYRADKFLRDHGAVE; this is translated from the coding sequence ATGGAATCTGATCGTCGCGAGCAGTTTGTCCAAGCCTTTCCCATTCTTGCGTTATTACAAGGCTCAGAGGATCCGCCGCTGGATCGGGAAGCAATTGAGGAGCTCGAACTCGTGCTGGGCGTCCACCTGCCGGCCGACTATATCGACTTTCTACTGGCATTCAACGGCGGCTACTTTCGTCCAGACGTCCGATTTGACTTGGCCTCTGCGAACTTTATCGACGGCGCCATGATTACGGGGTTCTCCGGCGAGCCGGGCGATGGCGCAAACGGACTCGGTGCTCACTCGAAGCTGTTTCGGGATCGGTTACCTGAAGGGCATCTCGCGATTGCCGACGGGCCGGGCCAGGATCTTCTGACGCTAAAGTTCGACAGCCCTCGAGATTTTGCAGGCGTGTGGTACTGGGACAGCACTGCCTTCTGGATATCTGAGGATCGGCAAAGCATGTTTTGGGTAGCTGATACATTTCACGATTTTCTGAGAGTCTTGGAACCCGACCTCGAAGAGTTTGATTCGCTCACGGAGACGATCCCGATCTTCCAGACCATCGAGCGAAATAACAGCCATACAGTTCACGAGTTCCTTGCCAAAGGAGGATCCATTGAAACCCGCAACGAGCGTGGCTTGACATTACTTGCTGCAGCGGCCAATCACGGGTATCCGCGAATCGTGAAGTTGCTGCTGGAGCACTCGGCTGACCCCAACGCGCGCGATCACGAAGGCAAGACCCCACTGCATCATGCCGCGCAAATCTCACTCGACTGCGTCAAGCTGCTACTCGCCGCCGGCAGTGACATCACCGCACGCGACAACGACGGGCACGGCGTAATCGGTAACTGGTACTACCGCGCCGACAAATTCCTGCGCGATCATGGAGCGGTAGAGTAA
- the glnE gene encoding bifunctional [glutamate--ammonia ligase]-adenylyl-L-tyrosine phosphorylase/[glutamate--ammonia-ligase] adenylyltransferase: MEIGRLHHFLDNPAEAESWLRSWGLENFERAHANLVSMATAGITLDLLADICAQLAEYMPRSSNPDMALNNLDRFVQASRNPLATGSLFERDREALPDLLQIMATSQYLSDLLVLDPGSFDLLRITEGQPVAREVLVEELAAEVAALDDDHAVMTALRRYKRRETLRISYGDIIRNQPLATVTAQISYLADAIVESAVRFARRRLIEKRGQPRGPDGRPARFVALAMGKLGGVELNYSSDIDLIFLYDVDGKTDGSRAQDNVEFFDRLVRDVVRLLTETTELGSPYRVDLRLRPLGERGPLVQSIEQATHYYDVLGRTWERQAYVKARAVAGDLDLGEEFLRYLEPWIYRRYLALADITGIKALKRRIEHRTLSHGKDAADVKTGQGGIRDIEFVIQFLQLLNGADMPQLRTGNTLKAIAQLETSGCLTHQERSLLEENYNFLRKIEHRLQIMFDLQTHSMPTDTRELRRLAIRMGYTDQKGKTALAAFENDYRTKTALNRKILDHLLHDAFGDDAETEPEVDLVLDPDPPEEQIESVLGRYPFRDVQLAYRNLQALSTEKIRFLSTRRCRHFLASIAPRLLKAIAATPDPDSTLTNLEKVSDSLGGKGVLWELFSFNPPSMTLYVEICSFSELLSGMLISNPGMIDELMDSLVLNKFPSRDDLGTMLADLSRGAEDLDPILHSFKNTQQLYVGVRNILAKEDIQSTLLALTNIAEVCLERIALVEYEKLTAKLGTPTVGEGARAGEPCAWTILGMGKLGGRELNFHSDLDVVFLYEADGATAHARRRQAETTNNQHFFSELGQRIIKIANRLSPYGRLYEVDPRLRPTGRSGALATSFAEFSRYFAEGEGQLWERQALTKARPVFGTGDAAVQASDLVLHAAYDQPWQPQFARDIHAMRLRLEEGAPPWNLKRGKGGIVDIEFSVQLLQLAHGRRHPSLRVANTLDALAALRAAGVLAAKDADFLSASYRYLRSVEGGLRLMNSRARNTLPQEPLDLAKLAKRQGAADPQALLDQCGHYMAGNRDCFERVVAAAGK; this comes from the coding sequence ATGGAAATCGGCCGACTGCATCATTTCCTCGACAACCCCGCTGAGGCCGAGAGCTGGCTGCGGTCGTGGGGCCTGGAGAACTTCGAGCGGGCCCACGCCAACCTGGTCAGCATGGCCACGGCTGGCATCACGCTCGACTTGTTGGCCGATATCTGCGCTCAGTTGGCTGAGTATATGCCACGGTCGAGCAATCCGGATATGGCGCTCAATAACCTGGACCGTTTCGTCCAGGCGTCGCGCAATCCACTTGCCACCGGCTCGCTCTTCGAACGCGACCGCGAAGCCTTGCCTGACCTATTGCAGATCATGGCCACGAGCCAGTATCTGAGCGACCTGCTGGTGCTCGATCCCGGCAGCTTCGACCTGTTGCGGATCACCGAGGGGCAGCCCGTCGCGCGTGAGGTGCTGGTCGAAGAGCTGGCCGCCGAGGTCGCGGCCCTGGACGACGATCACGCCGTGATGACGGCGCTGCGGCGTTATAAACGGCGCGAGACGTTGCGGATCTCCTACGGCGACATTATCCGCAATCAGCCGCTGGCCACGGTGACGGCGCAGATCTCTTACCTGGCGGATGCGATCGTGGAAAGCGCGGTCCGCTTCGCGCGCCGCCGGTTGATCGAAAAGCGCGGCCAGCCACGCGGGCCTGACGGCCGCCCCGCGCGTTTCGTGGCGCTGGCGATGGGCAAGCTGGGCGGCGTCGAGCTGAATTATTCGAGCGACATCGATCTGATTTTCCTATACGACGTCGACGGTAAGACCGACGGCTCCCGCGCGCAAGATAACGTCGAATTCTTCGATCGCCTGGTGCGCGACGTCGTGCGATTGTTGACCGAAACCACGGAGTTGGGTTCCCCCTATCGCGTGGATCTGCGGCTGCGTCCATTGGGTGAGCGCGGTCCGCTCGTGCAAAGTATCGAGCAAGCAACGCACTATTACGACGTGCTGGGGCGCACCTGGGAGCGGCAGGCGTACGTCAAGGCACGGGCCGTGGCCGGCGACCTCGACCTCGGTGAAGAATTCCTCCGCTACCTCGAACCGTGGATCTATCGCCGCTACCTGGCCCTGGCCGATATCACGGGCATCAAGGCGCTGAAGCGGCGCATCGAGCATCGCACGCTGTCGCACGGCAAAGACGCCGCGGACGTGAAGACCGGTCAGGGGGGCATCCGCGACATCGAGTTCGTCATCCAATTCCTGCAACTGCTCAACGGCGCCGATATGCCGCAACTGCGCACCGGCAACACGTTGAAAGCGATCGCGCAGCTCGAAACCTCGGGCTGCCTGACGCATCAGGAACGTTCATTGTTGGAAGAGAACTACAACTTCCTGCGCAAGATCGAGCATCGGCTGCAGATCATGTTCGATCTGCAAACGCACAGTATGCCAACCGACACGCGCGAGCTGCGGCGGCTGGCGATTCGTATGGGCTACACGGATCAAAAGGGCAAAACCGCTCTGGCCGCTTTCGAAAACGACTATCGCACCAAGACGGCGCTGAATCGCAAGATTCTCGATCACCTGCTGCACGATGCCTTCGGCGATGATGCCGAGACCGAGCCCGAGGTGGACCTGGTCCTTGATCCCGATCCTCCTGAAGAGCAGATCGAAAGCGTGCTGGGGCGTTATCCGTTCCGCGATGTGCAATTGGCGTATCGGAATCTGCAAGCGCTCTCGACCGAGAAGATTCGTTTTTTGTCGACACGCCGCTGCCGGCATTTCCTGGCGTCGATTGCGCCGCGATTGTTGAAGGCGATCGCCGCCACGCCCGACCCCGATTCGACGCTGACGAACTTGGAAAAGGTCAGCGACTCGTTGGGCGGCAAAGGGGTGCTGTGGGAGCTGTTCAGCTTCAATCCGCCGTCGATGACCCTGTACGTCGAGATCTGCTCGTTCAGCGAATTGCTGTCCGGCATGTTGATCAGCAACCCGGGCATGATCGACGAACTGATGGACAGCCTGGTGCTGAACAAGTTCCCCTCGCGCGACGACCTGGGCACGATGTTGGCCGACCTGAGCCGCGGGGCCGAGGATCTCGACCCGATCCTGCACAGCTTCAAAAACACGCAGCAACTCTACGTCGGCGTGCGCAACATCCTGGCCAAGGAAGATATTCAATCGACGCTGCTGGCGCTGACGAACATTGCCGAAGTCTGCCTGGAGCGCATCGCGCTCGTGGAATATGAGAAACTGACCGCCAAGCTCGGCACGCCCACGGTCGGCGAAGGCGCGCGGGCCGGCGAGCCGTGCGCTTGGACGATCCTGGGCATGGGCAAGCTCGGCGGACGCGAGCTGAACTTCCACAGCGACTTGGACGTGGTCTTCCTCTACGAAGCCGATGGCGCGACAGCGCACGCGCGCCGCCGCCAGGCCGAAACCACGAATAATCAGCATTTCTTCAGCGAGCTTGGTCAGCGGATTATCAAGATCGCCAATCGGTTGAGCCCCTACGGCCGGCTGTACGAAGTCGATCCCCGGCTGCGGCCCACCGGGCGCTCGGGTGCGCTGGCGACCAGCTTCGCCGAGTTCTCGCGCTACTTCGCCGAAGGGGAAGGACAGCTCTGGGAGCGGCAAGCGCTGACCAAGGCGCGGCCGGTCTTCGGCACCGGCGACGCTGCTGTGCAGGCCTCGGATCTGGTGCTGCACGCCGCTTACGATCAGCCGTGGCAACCGCAATTCGCGCGCGACATTCACGCGATGCGGCTGCGATTGGAAGAAGGGGCACCCCCTTGGAACTTGAAGCGCGGCAAAGGGGGCATCGTTGACATCGAGTTCTCGGTCCAGCTCCTGCAACTGGCCCACGGCCGCCGACATCCCAGCCTGCGCGTCGCCAACACGCTCGATGCGTTGGCTGCGCTACGTGCGGCGGGAGTGCTAGCCGCGAAAGACGCCGATTTCCTTTCGGCCAGTTACCGCTATCTTCGCAGCGTCGAAGGGGGATTGCGGCTGATGAATTCGCGCGCCCGCAACACGCTGCCTCAAGAACCGCTCGACCTGGCCAAACTCGCCAAGCGCCAAGGGGCTGCCGATCCTCAAGCCCTGCTCGACCAATGCGGCCACTACATGGCAGGCAACCGCGACTGCTTCGAACGCGTAGTCGCGGCCGCGGGCAAGTAA
- a CDS encoding NAD(P)(+) transhydrogenase (Re/Si-specific) subunit beta, with product MIHSAVQLAYVVATALFVLSLHGMNDPKTARRGVSMGIYGMVLAVVATWIEVAAAYGALEHQLWILGAIGAGFAVGIPLSRVPLTAVPQRTALSHAFGGLATGLVGTAEYFVMRGEGLERMTSFRMAALAAEVILGFITFTGSLMAAGKLQELKWIPQRPITYPFQNFGNIGVLLLAGGLGLALVLFPGEAWSTAAFLAIVVLSLAFGVLLIIPIGGADMPTVISILNSYAGLSAVAMGFVLDNKLLITAGALDGSSGLILSIIMCRAMNRSFFNVLFGAFGQVQTTTATGEQQAYKSETIEGAAQILEMARNVVIVPGYGMAVAQAHHKVRELYDFLKKQGATVKFAIHPVAGRMPGHMNVLLAEAEIPYNDLAEMDEVNAEMPQVDVALVIGANDIVNPAARHDKKSPIYGMPIIEADKARTVFAIKRSKNPGFAGIDNELYYGEATWMLFGDAKSVVGDLVKALAGDTGMH from the coding sequence ATGATTCATTCCGCGGTCCAGCTTGCCTATGTCGTCGCGACAGCGCTGTTCGTACTGTCGCTGCATGGGATGAACGATCCGAAGACCGCCCGCCGCGGTGTGTCGATGGGGATCTACGGCATGGTGCTGGCCGTGGTGGCGACGTGGATCGAAGTGGCGGCCGCCTACGGCGCGCTCGAGCATCAGTTATGGATCCTCGGCGCCATCGGCGCCGGCTTTGCCGTCGGCATTCCCTTGTCGCGCGTTCCCCTGACCGCGGTGCCGCAACGCACGGCGCTGTCGCACGCCTTTGGTGGCCTGGCAACCGGATTGGTGGGCACGGCCGAATACTTCGTCATGCGCGGCGAAGGGCTGGAACGCATGACGTCGTTTCGCATGGCGGCGCTCGCGGCCGAAGTGATTCTCGGCTTCATCACATTCACCGGCAGCTTGATGGCAGCTGGCAAGCTGCAAGAGTTGAAGTGGATTCCGCAGCGGCCGATCACTTACCCGTTCCAGAACTTCGGCAATATCGGCGTGCTGCTGTTGGCCGGCGGTCTGGGGCTGGCGCTCGTGCTCTTTCCAGGCGAGGCGTGGTCGACCGCCGCTTTTTTGGCGATCGTCGTGCTGTCGCTGGCGTTCGGCGTGCTGTTGATCATTCCGATCGGCGGTGCCGACATGCCGACTGTGATTTCGATTTTGAATTCCTACGCCGGGCTGTCGGCCGTCGCGATGGGCTTCGTGCTCGATAACAAGTTGCTGATCACGGCCGGCGCTCTCGACGGCTCGAGCGGCCTGATCTTGTCGATCATCATGTGCCGGGCGATGAACCGTTCGTTCTTTAACGTCTTGTTCGGCGCCTTCGGCCAGGTGCAAACCACCACGGCCACCGGAGAGCAGCAGGCATACAAGAGCGAAACCATCGAGGGCGCGGCGCAGATTCTGGAAATGGCGCGCAACGTCGTGATCGTGCCCGGCTATGGAATGGCGGTTGCCCAGGCGCATCACAAAGTGCGCGAGCTGTACGACTTTCTGAAAAAGCAGGGAGCCACGGTGAAGTTTGCCATTCACCCCGTGGCCGGTCGCATGCCGGGGCACATGAACGTGCTGCTGGCCGAGGCCGAGATCCCGTACAACGACCTGGCCGAAATGGACGAAGTGAATGCCGAGATGCCGCAGGTCGACGTGGCGCTAGTGATCGGGGCCAACGATATCGTGAACCCCGCCGCCCGCCACGACAAGAAAAGCCCGATCTACGGCATGCCCATCATCGAGGCCGACAAAGCGCGTACGGTATTCGCGATCAAGCGCAGTAAGAACCCCGGCTTCGCCGGCATCGACAACGAGCTGTATTACGGCGAAGCGACGTGGATGCTCTTCGGCGACGCCAAAAGCGTGGTCGGGGACCTGGTCAAGGCACTGGCCGGCGATACGGGCATGCACTAG
- a CDS encoding tetratricopeptide repeat protein codes for MQTLLRNAFFLLLITVSVATAADPWIGQAVFYKEGAKAHVGDQERDVDLTNDLVSFPAIVEAVDGELLWLGRAWMYTSDVRTVDQALDYYSDLIRRSPSSLAYLWRGSAWLAKGELDKAIRDCTLDGESWSAHNTLGLIWQKKREFDKAIECYTTAIRINPKHFMAYGNRGGARAEKGQQDLAIKDFNTAIELDPWYPKGYYNRGYTFKQRGDFDKAIEDFSQAIKLDPKYEDALISRGTAWHAKGDLNKAIEDYSKAIALHPTSAMGYYNRGLSWCDKGNLDDAIKDFTEAISIESSFAIAYVGRGSALREKGDFDGGMKDFMDAIRLDPKSPEGYTHIARLQSTCSDPLFLNGDEAVSMATKACDLTSWKAWGKLDTLAAAYAECSDFENAVKWQQAAIDLAKQESAKRGGRKRLELYENRKPCREGVSK; via the coding sequence ATGCAAACGCTCCTTCGCAACGCATTCTTTCTGTTGCTGATCACCGTGTCGGTCGCAACCGCCGCCGATCCATGGATCGGCCAAGCGGTCTTCTACAAAGAGGGTGCCAAGGCACACGTCGGCGATCAGGAACGCGACGTCGACCTCACCAATGACCTCGTTTCATTTCCCGCGATAGTTGAAGCGGTCGATGGAGAGTTGCTGTGGCTTGGTCGTGCCTGGATGTACACGAGCGACGTTCGGACTGTTGACCAGGCACTCGACTACTATTCAGACTTGATACGGCGCAGCCCGAGCTCGTTAGCTTATTTATGGCGTGGAAGTGCCTGGCTTGCTAAGGGCGAACTCGACAAGGCCATCAGGGATTGCACGCTCGACGGAGAGTCGTGGTCGGCGCATAACACTCTCGGGCTGATTTGGCAAAAGAAGCGGGAATTCGACAAAGCCATTGAATGCTACACCACAGCGATTCGAATCAATCCAAAGCACTTCATGGCGTACGGCAATCGCGGTGGTGCCAGGGCGGAAAAGGGGCAACAAGACCTCGCAATCAAGGACTTCAACACGGCCATCGAGCTCGATCCGTGGTATCCGAAGGGATACTACAATCGCGGCTATACATTCAAGCAACGAGGCGATTTCGACAAGGCTATCGAAGACTTCTCGCAAGCGATCAAGCTTGATCCAAAGTACGAGGACGCATTGATTAGTCGGGGAACTGCGTGGCATGCCAAAGGCGATCTGAATAAGGCCATTGAAGATTATTCTAAAGCGATCGCACTTCACCCAACGTCTGCAATGGGGTACTACAATCGAGGACTCAGTTGGTGCGATAAAGGTAATCTCGATGATGCAATTAAGGACTTTACCGAAGCAATTTCTATCGAATCAAGCTTTGCGATAGCGTATGTTGGGCGAGGAAGTGCCTTGCGCGAGAAGGGCGACTTCGACGGTGGCATGAAGGACTTTATGGACGCGATAAGACTCGATCCAAAGTCGCCGGAAGGATACACGCACATCGCCCGATTGCAATCGACCTGCTCCGATCCGCTATTCCTTAATGGCGACGAGGCCGTTTCCATGGCCACTAAGGCGTGTGATCTCACGTCGTGGAAAGCCTGGGGCAAGCTCGACACGCTTGCCGCTGCTTACGCTGAATGCAGCGATTTCGAGAACGCTGTCAAATGGCAGCAAGCAGCGATCGATTTGGCAAAGCAGGAATCAGCCAAACGGGGCGGTCGTAAACGGCTAGAACTCTACGAGAATAGAAAGCCCTGCCGGGAAGGGGTTAGCAAGTAG
- a CDS encoding NAD(P) transhydrogenase subunit alpha, which produces MPHSSRSPFFRPFALAIMLALPLAAQAEEVVEAAAAASERARPALDYWSMLFVFVLATFVGLGVIRRVSRLLYTPLMSLTNAISAIAVVGSIIVTGSDYPAPIRLLGAVALFASMTNIVSGFLITDRMLKMFKQSQPGGKSP; this is translated from the coding sequence ATGCCGCACAGTTCGAGGTCTCCGTTCTTCCGCCCGTTCGCGCTCGCGATCATGCTGGCTCTGCCACTGGCCGCGCAGGCCGAAGAAGTGGTCGAAGCCGCCGCCGCGGCCAGTGAACGTGCCCGGCCGGCGCTCGATTATTGGTCGATGCTGTTCGTCTTCGTGCTCGCAACGTTCGTCGGCCTGGGGGTGATCCGCCGCGTTTCGCGGCTGCTCTACACGCCGCTCATGTCGTTGACCAACGCCATCTCCGCGATCGCAGTCGTAGGCTCGATCATCGTGACCGGCTCGGACTATCCCGCGCCGATTCGCCTGCTGGGGGCCGTGGCGCTGTTCGCCTCGATGACGAACATCGTCAGCGGGTTTTTGATCACGGACCGCATGCTGAAAATGTTCAAGCAGAGCCAACCCGGCGGCAAGTCCCCATGA
- a CDS encoding aminodeoxychorismate/anthranilate synthase component II, with amino-acid sequence MILLIDNYDSFTYNLVQRLGEIDASLAIEVRRNDQITLDEIAALAPSHLIVSPGPCTPSEAGISVACIERFASEIPTLGVCLGHQSIGQAFGAEIVRARRLMHGKTDLVYHDNRGLFAGLENPFQATRYHSLVIRPGTLSDDFEMCAWCDGPDGEKEIMGIRHRDYPLHGLQFHPESFLTPRGSDMLRAFLALRRPTAAVRGK; translated from the coding sequence ATGATCCTGTTAATCGATAACTACGATTCGTTCACCTACAACCTCGTGCAGCGTTTGGGCGAGATCGACGCTTCGCTGGCGATTGAGGTGCGGCGCAACGATCAGATCACGCTCGACGAGATCGCGGCTCTGGCTCCTTCGCACTTAATCGTCTCGCCCGGTCCCTGCACGCCAAGCGAAGCCGGCATCTCGGTCGCCTGCATCGAGCGCTTTGCCTCGGAAATCCCCACGCTGGGAGTCTGCCTGGGACATCAATCGATTGGCCAGGCCTTCGGTGCCGAGATCGTACGCGCCCGCCGACTGATGCACGGCAAGACCGACCTGGTGTATCACGATAACCGGGGGCTGTTCGCCGGCCTGGAGAATCCGTTTCAGGCCACGCGCTATCACAGCCTCGTGATTCGGCCCGGCACGCTGTCGGATGACTTTGAAATGTGCGCCTGGTGCGATGGGCCGGATGGAGAGAAAGAGATCATGGGTATTCGCCACCGCGACTACCCGCTGCATGGTCTGCAATTTCATCCCGAAAGTTTTCTCACGCCGCGCGGCAGCGACATGTTGCGCGCTTTTCTGGCCCTCCGCCGGCCGACGGCTGCGGTCCGCGGCAAATAA
- the glp gene encoding gephyrin-like molybdotransferase Glp: protein MLTVDEALALVLAQAVPLPARAVPLVDAHGCVLAEDVASDIDSPPHDKSIVDGYAIVADDLRQGEACLVILEEVVAGDVPNVPVERGSATRIMTGAPIPEGADAVVMVERTEHQVHDSSHLGRVVIRDRDVRAGRNVMRRGTSMRAGDVVLQRGTRLRSIEIGLLAEVGRSSVQVASQLTVAILPTGNELVEPADIPAPGQIRNSNGMLLTAAARAAGGEPILLPIARDAEEDLRQKIARGLESDVLILSGGVSAGVLDLVPRVLAELGVEQVFHKLNLKPGKPLWFGVARRGERSTLVFGLPGNPVSSFVCCELFVRPVIARLSGRNDGGRFQVRARLEVDYQQRGDRHTFLPAIYRVGDDGAARVAPVAWRGSADLRGLVAANALISLGAGEHLYEAGEIVDVHLLDEI, encoded by the coding sequence ATGCTCACTGTCGACGAAGCGCTGGCGTTGGTTCTGGCGCAAGCTGTGCCGTTGCCGGCACGCGCGGTGCCACTGGTCGATGCTCATGGTTGTGTGCTGGCCGAAGACGTCGCCAGTGACATCGATTCGCCGCCGCACGACAAATCGATCGTCGACGGTTACGCGATCGTGGCCGATGATTTGCGCCAGGGCGAAGCATGTCTTGTGATCCTCGAAGAGGTCGTGGCCGGCGACGTGCCGAATGTTCCTGTCGAGCGTGGTAGCGCCACGCGGATCATGACCGGCGCGCCGATTCCCGAAGGCGCCGACGCCGTGGTCATGGTTGAGCGCACCGAACATCAAGTGCATGATTCGTCGCATTTGGGGCGAGTCGTGATTCGTGACCGTGACGTGCGCGCCGGACGAAATGTCATGCGCCGCGGCACCTCGATGCGCGCTGGCGACGTCGTCTTGCAACGCGGCACGCGGCTACGGTCGATCGAGATCGGCCTGCTGGCCGAGGTGGGGCGGTCCTCGGTACAGGTCGCGTCGCAACTCACGGTTGCCATCCTGCCGACGGGCAATGAACTGGTCGAACCCGCGGACATTCCCGCGCCCGGGCAAATCCGCAACTCAAACGGCATGCTGCTTACGGCCGCTGCCCGCGCCGCTGGCGGCGAGCCAATCTTGCTGCCGATCGCGCGCGACGCGGAAGAAGACTTACGGCAAAAGATCGCACGCGGTTTGGAATCCGACGTGTTGATCCTCTCCGGAGGCGTCTCGGCCGGTGTGTTGGACCTGGTGCCGCGCGTGCTGGCGGAGCTTGGCGTCGAGCAGGTATTTCACAAGTTGAATTTGAAACCAGGCAAGCCGCTATGGTTCGGCGTCGCGCGACGCGGCGAACGTTCCACGCTTGTTTTCGGCTTGCCGGGCAATCCGGTCAGCAGCTTCGTATGCTGCGAGTTGTTCGTTCGGCCCGTGATTGCGCGGCTGAGCGGGCGCAATGACGGTGGCCGCTTTCAGGTGCGCGCCCGACTCGAAGTCGACTATCAGCAGCGTGGCGACCGCCACACGTTTTTGCCGGCGATCTATCGCGTCGGCGATGATGGCGCCGCCCGCGTCGCGCCGGTTGCGTGGCGTGGTTCGGCCGATTTGCGCGGTCTGGTCGCGGCCAACGCCCTGATCTCACTGGGGGCTGGCGAACATCTATACGAAGCCGGCGAAATAGTCGACGTTCACCTGCTGGACGAGATCTAG
- the lnt gene encoding apolipoprotein N-acyltransferase, producing the protein MPGVKSRNDDVRGAGAAKHASRPRSAPGDAQQSVSASGRFATLGLGLLGTLLLWMALPPVGWWPLAWVAPVPWLVLVRRRELSGRRPYIALWFAGCAYWLGALHWLRLPHPATSLGWLALSGYLGCYLPVFIGLSRVTLHELRISSIIAAPAIWAGLELAQSHLLTGINIATPAHSQYRWITLIQISDLAGSYGVSFLIMLVAACVARMLPIDGVRRALWPVAPALALLAAVLTYGHFRMSGEYHRPGLKVALIQGSIDTEMKTDPAQVQKIHEQYLALTDRAVREHKDLDLIIWPETMFREPLRKYTPDVHAPEGVDWTKDDLQSAIDDLALAFAHMADRYKVPMLLGMDTLVYGAGKVERYNSAVLVDAKGEVQDQYDKMRPVMFGEYVPFASYWPWLYRLTPLADGLDPGAAPKSLSIDGVRVAPNICFETLLPHFIRGQVAQLQDEDVEPDLLVNLSNDGWFWGSSELDLHLMCGVFRAVECRKPLAIAANTGFSAVIDADGQILAQGPRRETGVVVYDVPLDDRKSPYVRGGDWGAALCLVFAVVMAGVGGWRHRAHRGEKRPAA; encoded by the coding sequence ATGCCTGGCGTAAAGTCGCGTAACGACGATGTTCGTGGTGCCGGTGCGGCCAAGCACGCGTCCCGTCCGCGCAGTGCGCCGGGCGATGCGCAGCAAAGCGTTTCCGCGTCAGGCCGCTTTGCCACACTGGGCCTGGGGCTGCTCGGCACCTTGCTCTTGTGGATGGCCCTGCCGCCGGTCGGCTGGTGGCCGCTGGCTTGGGTGGCGCCCGTCCCTTGGCTCGTCTTGGTGCGCCGACGCGAGCTTTCGGGACGTCGTCCCTACATTGCGTTGTGGTTCGCGGGCTGTGCCTACTGGTTAGGAGCTTTGCACTGGTTGCGTTTGCCTCATCCGGCCACGAGTTTGGGCTGGCTAGCACTTTCCGGCTACCTTGGCTGTTATTTGCCGGTGTTTATCGGGCTGTCGCGCGTGACGCTGCACGAGCTGCGCATCTCCTCGATCATTGCCGCGCCGGCGATTTGGGCCGGGCTCGAGCTGGCGCAATCACATCTTTTGACGGGCATCAATATCGCGACGCCTGCCCACAGCCAGTATCGCTGGATCACGTTGATCCAGATCAGCGATCTGGCCGGCAGCTACGGAGTCAGCTTCTTAATCATGCTCGTGGCCGCGTGCGTGGCGCGCATGCTGCCGATCGATGGCGTGCGCCGCGCCCTCTGGCCTGTTGCGCCGGCGTTGGCCCTACTCGCGGCGGTGCTCACCTACGGACATTTCCGCATGTCAGGCGAATATCATCGCCCTGGATTGAAAGTCGCGCTGATTCAAGGTTCGATCGATACTGAGATGAAGACCGACCCGGCCCAGGTTCAGAAGATTCACGAGCAATACTTGGCCTTGACCGACCGTGCCGTGCGCGAGCACAAAGATCTGGACCTGATCATCTGGCCCGAGACGATGTTTCGCGAGCCGTTGCGCAAGTACACGCCCGACGTCCATGCCCCCGAGGGAGTGGACTGGACGAAAGACGACCTGCAAAGCGCCATCGATGATCTGGCGCTCGCGTTCGCCCACATGGCCGACCGGTATAAAGTCCCGATGCTCCTGGGCATGGACACGCTGGTCTATGGCGCGGGAAAGGTCGAGCGCTACAATTCGGCCGTGCTCGTCGATGCCAAAGGCGAAGTGCAAGACCAGTACGACAAGATGCGTCCCGTCATGTTCGGCGAGTACGTTCCGTTTGCTAGTTACTGGCCGTGGCTGTATCGGCTGACGCCGCTGGCCGACGGGCTTGATCCGGGAGCGGCTCCGAAGTCGTTGTCGATCGATGGAGTGCGCGTCGCGCCGAACATTTGCTTCGAGACACTGTTGCCCCACTTCATTCGCGGCCAAGTCGCGCAATTGCAAGATGAAGATGTCGAGCCGGATTTGCTGGTGAATCTTTCCAACGACGGCTGGTTCTGGGGTTCGAGCGAGCTGGATTTACACCTGATGTGCGGGGTCTTTCGTGCTGTGGAATGCCGCAAGCCGCTGGCGATCGCGGCTAATACCGGCTTCTCGGCCGTGATCGATGCCGATGGGCAGATCCTGGCCCAGGGGCCGCGCCGCGAAACGGGGGTTGTGGTCTACGACGTACCGCTCGACGACCGAAAAAGCCCGTACGTCCGCGGCGGCGATTGGGGCGCAGCCTTGTGCCTGGTATTCGCCGTGGTCATGGCCGGCGTCGGTGGTTGGCGCCACCGGGCACACCGCGGTGAAAAACGGCCCGCGGCCTAG